The Cyprinus carpio isolate SPL01 chromosome A5, ASM1834038v1, whole genome shotgun sequence genome has a segment encoding these proteins:
- the LOC109081603 gene encoding carnosine N-methyltransferase-like — translation MLSIVDYLRLQCTTMADSTDETVTASKPEVFYNYRERIKCSPEEDAQLERQHFWKVINAFKYYRIHVHERVNRAERQFRCLPDHHQQLLTNFLPNLNKIRYCVDRNQEVLQAIVHNCLHMFENMEYGQDGDPRKVRPSSTFDMDKLKSTIKQFVRDWSEAGKAERDSCYKPIIEEIQRLFPPDQCDVSQVRVLVPGSGLGRLAWEIAHLGYSCQGNEWSFFMLFSSNFVLNRCDKENALTLYPWIHQFSNNKMSSDQTRPVSFPDVNPQSLPEDSDFSMVAGDFQEVYSDPEMWDCVATCFFIDTAHNVLDYIETIWNILKPGGVWINMGPLLYHYENMANELSIELSYEEIKAVILKYGFVLELERESVPSTYTENDRSMLKYLYDCVFFIIRKPAEQLINGDQTPKDGQTEDSLQKGSST, via the exons ATGTTGTCGATTGTCGATTACTTACGCCTACAGTGTACGACAATGGCTGACAGCACGGATGAAACAGTAACTGCTTCCAAACCAGAGGTATTTTACAACTATCGGGAGAGGATTAAATGTTCCCCAGAGGAAGATGCGCAGTTAGAGAGACAACATTTCTGGAAAGTCATCAATGCATTCAAATACTACAG AATTCATGTTCATGAGCGTGTGAATCGAGCCGAGCGGCAGTTCCGATGCCTTCCAGATCACCACCAGCAACTTCTCACAAACTTCCTTCCCAATCTGAACAAGATACGCTACTGTGTCGACCGAAACCAAGAGGTGCTGCAGGCCATAGTGCACAACTGCCTCCATATGTTTGAGAACATGGAATATGGACAGGAT GGTGACCCAAGAAAGGTGCGGCCCTCCTCGACTTTTGACATGGACAAGCTGAAGTCAACCATAAAGCAGTTTGTCCGTGACTGGAGTGAAGCAGGAAAGGCGGAAAGAGACAGTTGCTATAAACCTATTATAGAGGAGATCCAGAGACTGTTTCCTCCTGACCAGTg TGACGTGTCTCAGGTCAGAGTGTTAGTGCCGGGGTCGGGTCTGGGTCGGCTTGCATGGGAAATCGCTCATCTGGGCTATTCGTGCCAAGGCAATGAATGGAGTTTCTTCATGCTCTTCTCCTCTAATTTTGTACTGAACAG gtgtgataAGGAAAATGCACTGACTCTGTATCCCTGGATTCACCAGTTCAGTAATAACAAAATGTCCTCAGATCAGACAAGACCTGTGTCCTTTCCCGATGTCAATCCACAGAGTCTCCCAGAAGATTCAGACTTCTCCATGGTCGCTGGAGACTTCCAGGAAGTATACAGCGACCCTG AAATGTGGGATTGTGTTGCTACTTGTTTCTTCATTGACACTGCCCACAATGTTCTTGATTACATTGAAACCATCTGGAATATTCTAAAACCTGGTGGTGTCTGGATAAATATGG GTCCACTTCTTTATCACTATGAGAATATGGCCAATGAATTGTCCATTGAGCTGAGCTATGAGGAAATAAAGGCTGTCATTTTAAAATACGGATTTGTCCTGGAG TTGGAAAGAGAGTCTGTTCCCAGCACGTACACAGAGAACGACCGATCCATGCTCAAGTACCTTTATGACTGTGTCTTTTTTATCATACGGAAACCTGCAGAACAGTTGATCAATGGAGATCAGACACCTAAAGACGGCCAGACTGAGGATTCTTTACAGAAAGGAAGCTCAACATGA
- the LOC109081602 gene encoding transient receptor potential cation channel subfamily M member 7-like isoform X5 — protein MSRRSWIQANFCKRECVKFLPVSRDHHRCYPVCQVCQSLVRCCCGRLIAEHVGPYSGLLGHGPGPDSTDEEEWYVLRHTSVSPTDAFGLLDFQASTKRTCHAKYVRLSSDTPPELLVQLMLREWHMEMPKLVISVHGGTESFPLSPRVYQAFSTGLITAAESTGAWILTDGINTGVSKYVGDAVKVYGSHDQRKRNVVGITPWGIIENNSDLIGCDVFRHYQALGNPLSKRASLNGMHSHFLLVDDGTMGKSGCQIDLRKRLERHIHFQKIHPRLPEHVPLVCVVVEGGPAILSVVLEYVRRSSPVPVLVFEGTGRAADLLALIHKQTAVDRKLDLDIKEDVLLRIQEMFGVERQEASELLNIIMECMEHRELITIFDSESEDLQEADAAILTTSLRGTRASPEEQLNITLAWDRADVAKDNILVYGQQWQAGSLEQTMLDALLMDRVSFVKLLIENGMSMNRFLTISRLEQLYNRHKGSSDHFLRHIIEDARQTRLPAVYRISLIDIGMVIEYLIGGAYRSTYTRKSFRAMYSRFHNPAKEGGKETSSPFCNARKSPLTPKTSPSRSHFHRTARPCRQQCSSIGKRWRCSYGSMESRLWPGQLWPASFTVLWQKKPRRAIWVTACPKN, from the exons ATG TCTAGACGCAGTTGGATCCAGGCCAATTTTTGCAAGAGAGAATGTGTCAAATTTCTGCCAGTCTCACGTGATCATCACAG GTGTTATCCAGTGTGTCAAGTGTGCCAAAGCTTAGTAAG ATGTTGTTGTGGGAGGTTGATCGCGGAGCATGTGGGTCCTTACTCTGGCTTGCTGGGACATGGCCCTGGTCCTGACTCTACTGATGAGGAGGAGTGGTACGTACTGCGACACACCAGCGTCAGCCCCACTGATGCGTTTGGATTGCTGGACTTCCAGGCCAGCACAAAGCGCACATGTCATGCCAAG TATGTGCGTCTTTCCAGTGACACTCCTCCAGAGCTCCTGGTCCAACTGATGCTGAGAGAATGGCACATGGAGATGCCCAAGTTGGTGATCTCTGTGCATGGAGGGACAGAGAGCTTTCCTCTGTCTCCACGGGTGTACCAGGCTTTCAGCACAGGACTCATCACAGCTGCAGAGAGCACTGGAGCATGGATACTGACAGATGGGATTAATACGG GTGTGTCTAAGTATGTTGGTGATGCTGTAAAAGTGTATGGGTCACATGACCAAAGGAAGAGGAATGTTGTAGGGATCACACCCTGGGGGATTATTGAGAATAACAGTGACCTTATTGGCTGTGAT GTTTTTAGGCACTACCAGGCTCTGGGTAATCCTCTGAGTAAACGTGCCAGTCTGAACGGCATGCATTCACACTTCCTGTTAGTTGATGATGGGACCATGGGTAAATCAGGTTGTCAAATAGACCTGAGGAAAAGGCTAGAAAGGCATATACACTTTCAGAAGATCCACCCTA GGCTGCCTGAGCATGTGCCTTTAGTGTGTGTTGTAGTAGAAGGGGGTCCTGCGATCCTCTCAGTGGTGCTGGAGTACGTGCGCAGAAGTTCTCCTGTGCCTGTGCTGGTGTTCGAGGGAACAGGAAGAGCTGCAGATCTTCTGGCTTTAATCCACAAACAAACAGCTGTAGACAG AAAGTTGGATTTAGATATTAAGGAGGATGTCCTGCTGAGGATTCAGGAAATGTTTGGAGTGGAAAGACAAGAGGCGTCTGAACTTCTCAACATAATCATGGAATGCATGGAACATAGAGAGCTT ATCACTATTTTTGACTCTGAATCTGAGGACCTTCAAGAGGCAGATGCTGCGATCCTGACTACATCACTGAGAG gtACCAGAGCTTCCCCTGAGGAGCAGCTAAATATCACGTTGGCCTGGGACAGAGCTGATGTAGCAAAGGACAACATTCTGGTGTACGGACAACAGTGGCAG GCGGGATCTCTGGAGCAGACCATGTTGGATGCATTGTTAATGGATCGTGTCAGTTTTGTGAAGCTGCTGATTGAGAACGGCATGTCCATGAATCGCTTCTTGACCATTTCTCGTCTGGAACAGCTCTACAACAGA CATAAAGGCTCTTCAGATCATTTCCTTCGACACATCATTGAGGATGCCAGACAG aCTCGTCTGCCTGCTGTTTATAGGATATCTTTAATTGACATTGGAATGGTGATTGAATACCTGATTGGTGGAGCTTATCGAAGCACATATACACGCAAGAGCTTCAGAGCCATGTACAGTCGCTTCCATAACCCAGCTaag gaGGGTGGTAAGGAGACTTCCAGTCCTTTCTGCAATGCCAGGAAATCCCCTCTAACTCCAAAGACCTCCCCATCTCGCTCCCATTTTCACAGAACTGCTCGGCCGTGCAGACAGCAG TGCTCAAGCATCGGCAAGAGATGGCGATGTTCCTATGGCAGCATGGAGAGCAGGCTATGGCCAGGGCAGTTGTGGCCTGCAAGCTTTACCGTGCTATGGCAGAAGAAGCCAAGGAGAGCAATATGGGTGACAGCATGTCCGAAGAACTGA
- the LOC109081602 gene encoding transient receptor potential cation channel subfamily M member 6-like isoform X4 encodes MSRRSWIQANFCKRECVKFLPVSRDHHRCYPVCQVCQSLVRCCCGRLIAEHVGPYSGLLGHGPGPDSTDEEEWYVLRHTSVSPTDAFGLLDFQASTKRTCHAKYVRLSSDTPPELLVQLMLREWHMEMPKLVISVHGGTESFPLSPRVYQAFSTGLITAAESTGAWILTDGINTGVSKYVGDAVKVYGSHDQRKRNVVGITPWGIIENNSDLIGCDVFRHYQALGNPLSKRASLNGMHSHFLLVDDGTMGKSGCQIDLRKRLERHIHFQKIHPRLPEHVPLVCVVVEGGPAILSVVLEYVRRSSPVPVLVFEGTGRAADLLALIHKQTAVDRKLDLDIKEDVLLRIQEMFGVERQEASELLNIIMECMEHRELITIFDSESEDLQEADAAILTTSLRGTRASPEEQLNITLAWDRADVAKDNILVYGQQWQAGSLEQTMLDALLMDRVSFVKLLIENGMSMNRFLTISRLEQLYNRHKGSSDHFLRHIIEDARQTRLPAVYRISLIDIGMVIEYLIGGAYRSTYTRKSFRAMYSRFHNPAKEGGKETSSPFCNARKSPLTPKTSPSRSHFHRTARPCRQQEGAVAPQDVKSAPSPEFVCTFNDLFVWAVLKHRQEMAMFLWQHGEQAMARAVVACKLYRAMAEEAKESNMGDSMSEELKKNSLEFGQLAVDLLDQAFRKNERMAMKLLTWEMKDWSNFTCLQMAVSSRLSLFVAHNCTQMLLTDLWMGRLNMSKNSWFKIIASILMPVAIQMLEFKSQAEMSHVPQPQEALQFGWDPGNPGASEQEGATNTVRNIQGDEERGSRCLCPWTRKVYDFYTAPVVKFWFHTMAFLVFLMMFSYTVLVRLDEKPNIQECLVITYILTMAAEKAREVWVLEPRKFTKKLKVWFSEYWNINDFMGILLFLVGVSLRWHQETRLASHIVYSLDFIFWSVRLLDLFAVNQHAGPYLTMITKMMSNMFYIVVIMAIVLVSFGTSRKSILSPNEDPSWSLLRDVVFQPYWMIFGEVYAGEIDAMFTLT; translated from the exons ATG TCTAGACGCAGTTGGATCCAGGCCAATTTTTGCAAGAGAGAATGTGTCAAATTTCTGCCAGTCTCACGTGATCATCACAG GTGTTATCCAGTGTGTCAAGTGTGCCAAAGCTTAGTAAG ATGTTGTTGTGGGAGGTTGATCGCGGAGCATGTGGGTCCTTACTCTGGCTTGCTGGGACATGGCCCTGGTCCTGACTCTACTGATGAGGAGGAGTGGTACGTACTGCGACACACCAGCGTCAGCCCCACTGATGCGTTTGGATTGCTGGACTTCCAGGCCAGCACAAAGCGCACATGTCATGCCAAG TATGTGCGTCTTTCCAGTGACACTCCTCCAGAGCTCCTGGTCCAACTGATGCTGAGAGAATGGCACATGGAGATGCCCAAGTTGGTGATCTCTGTGCATGGAGGGACAGAGAGCTTTCCTCTGTCTCCACGGGTGTACCAGGCTTTCAGCACAGGACTCATCACAGCTGCAGAGAGCACTGGAGCATGGATACTGACAGATGGGATTAATACGG GTGTGTCTAAGTATGTTGGTGATGCTGTAAAAGTGTATGGGTCACATGACCAAAGGAAGAGGAATGTTGTAGGGATCACACCCTGGGGGATTATTGAGAATAACAGTGACCTTATTGGCTGTGAT GTTTTTAGGCACTACCAGGCTCTGGGTAATCCTCTGAGTAAACGTGCCAGTCTGAACGGCATGCATTCACACTTCCTGTTAGTTGATGATGGGACCATGGGTAAATCAGGTTGTCAAATAGACCTGAGGAAAAGGCTAGAAAGGCATATACACTTTCAGAAGATCCACCCTA GGCTGCCTGAGCATGTGCCTTTAGTGTGTGTTGTAGTAGAAGGGGGTCCTGCGATCCTCTCAGTGGTGCTGGAGTACGTGCGCAGAAGTTCTCCTGTGCCTGTGCTGGTGTTCGAGGGAACAGGAAGAGCTGCAGATCTTCTGGCTTTAATCCACAAACAAACAGCTGTAGACAG AAAGTTGGATTTAGATATTAAGGAGGATGTCCTGCTGAGGATTCAGGAAATGTTTGGAGTGGAAAGACAAGAGGCGTCTGAACTTCTCAACATAATCATGGAATGCATGGAACATAGAGAGCTT ATCACTATTTTTGACTCTGAATCTGAGGACCTTCAAGAGGCAGATGCTGCGATCCTGACTACATCACTGAGAG gtACCAGAGCTTCCCCTGAGGAGCAGCTAAATATCACGTTGGCCTGGGACAGAGCTGATGTAGCAAAGGACAACATTCTGGTGTACGGACAACAGTGGCAG GCGGGATCTCTGGAGCAGACCATGTTGGATGCATTGTTAATGGATCGTGTCAGTTTTGTGAAGCTGCTGATTGAGAACGGCATGTCCATGAATCGCTTCTTGACCATTTCTCGTCTGGAACAGCTCTACAACAGA CATAAAGGCTCTTCAGATCATTTCCTTCGACACATCATTGAGGATGCCAGACAG aCTCGTCTGCCTGCTGTTTATAGGATATCTTTAATTGACATTGGAATGGTGATTGAATACCTGATTGGTGGAGCTTATCGAAGCACATATACACGCAAGAGCTTCAGAGCCATGTACAGTCGCTTCCATAACCCAGCTaag gaGGGTGGTAAGGAGACTTCCAGTCCTTTCTGCAATGCCAGGAAATCCCCTCTAACTCCAAAGACCTCCCCATCTCGCTCCCATTTTCACAGAACTGCTCGGCCGTGCAGACAGCAG GAGGGTGCGGTAGCGCCTCAGGACGTGAAGTCAGCCCCGAGCCCCGAGTTTGTATGCACTTTTAACGACCTGTTTGTGTGGGCAGTGCTCAAGCATCGGCAAGAGATGGCGATGTTCCTATGGCAGCATGGAGAGCAGGCTATGGCCAGGGCAGTTGTGGCCTGCAAGCTTTACCGTGCTATGGCAGAAGAAGCCAAGGAGAGCAATATGGGTGACAGCATGTCCGAAGAACTGAAGAAGAACTCTCT AGAGTTTGGACAGTTGGCTGTGGATCTCTTGGATCAGGCTTTCAGAAAGAACGAGCGCATGGCGATGAAGCTGCTGACCTGGGAGATGAAGGACTGGAGTAATTTCACTTGTCTGCAAATGGCTGTCTCCTCAAGGCTCAGCCTCTTTGTGGCTCACAACTGCACTCAAATGCTCCTCACAGACCTGTGGATGGGCCGGCTCAACATGAGTAAGAACTCCTGGTTCAAG ATAATTGCCAGTATCCTGATGCCTGTGGCCATTCAGATGCTAGAGTTTAAGAGTCAGGCAGAGATGTCCCATGTTCCTCAGCCCCAGGAAGCCTTGCAGTTTGGGTGGGACCCTGGAAACCCTGGGGCATCAGAGCAAGAAGGAGCAACAAATACAGTAAGGAAT ATTCAGGGTGATGAGGAGAGAGGGAGCAGATGTCTTTGTCCCTGGACCAGAAAGGTGTATGACTTCTATACTGCTCCGGTGGTCAAATTCTGGTTTCACACA ATGGCGTTTTTGGTTTTCCTCATGATGTTCTCTTATACTGTGCTGGTGAGGCTGGATGAGAAACCCAACATTCAGGAGTGTTTGGTCATAACTTACATCCTGACCATGGCAGCAGAGAAAGCCCGAGAG GTGTGGGTTTTGGAGCCCAGGAAGTTCACTAAGAAGCTGAAGGTGTGGTTCAGTGAGTATTGGAATATCAATGACTTCATGGGCATCCTCCTGTTCCTGGTCGGGGTCTCCCTCCGGTGGCATCAAGAAACACGCTTAGCCAGTCACATCGTCTACTCTTTGGATTTCATCTTCTGGTCTGTCAGGCTTTTGGACCTTTTTGCTGTCAATCAGCATGCAGGACCCTACCTGACTATGATCACCAAAATG